One window from the genome of Desulfonatronum thiodismutans encodes:
- a CDS encoding glycosyltransferase family 9 protein: MRTLVMNLTRFGDLLQTQPVIAGLRDQGRSAALICLDNFAGATSFLPDAEEVFALPGAGLLADLDRGWPTALERLTAWKRTITKDHSAPPLLNLTPIQSARLLARVLTSGPISGFGMDDQGFGYYGNAWAAFLQTSTMNRGCSPFNLVDLMLRGADLPISGRDLELVHPGPDVLEHVRTLLEMTAPTAAASSRRGYVALQLGASEPRRQWPEEYFAQLGGLLWERFGLCPVLLGTSAERHLVDGYAAKTSAPFIDLTGRTSLPELAAALCHADLLVTNDTGTMHLAAGLGRPVAAIFLATAQPWDTGPYQENSLCLEPNLDCHPCAFGTACGRQEECRRAITPEQAFELIRAHLLPQSDGDQPSTAHPKSVRAWKTCRDAHDFLDLTALTGQEPDPRTQWIRIQRHYYRQFLDLQSDIRSSDHLLSLPSEARDQILASLEQAVAMLRILESQAQVLATAPLPKIKQKFLAYWERLQAHWQADPFFAVLGRLWLTESQDQGRDIAGVLRLTRRYLTLTLAWKDAFDRR, encoded by the coding sequence ATGCGCACCCTGGTCATGAACCTGACCCGCTTCGGCGACCTGTTGCAGACGCAGCCGGTCATTGCCGGGTTGCGGGACCAGGGGCGTTCCGCGGCCCTGATCTGTCTGGACAACTTTGCCGGGGCGACCAGTTTTTTGCCGGACGCGGAAGAAGTCTTCGCCCTGCCTGGGGCCGGACTGCTGGCGGACCTTGACCGCGGCTGGCCCACGGCCCTGGAACGGCTCACCGCCTGGAAACGCACGATTACCAAAGATCATTCCGCCCCGCCGCTGCTGAACCTGACCCCGATCCAAAGCGCCCGCCTGCTGGCCCGGGTTCTGACCTCCGGTCCGATCTCCGGCTTCGGCATGGATGACCAAGGCTTCGGATACTACGGCAACGCCTGGGCCGCCTTTTTGCAAACTTCCACCATGAACCGGGGATGCAGTCCGTTCAACCTGGTGGACCTGATGCTGCGCGGGGCGGATTTGCCAATATCAGGCCGCGACCTGGAGTTGGTCCACCCCGGCCCGGATGTGCTGGAACATGTTCGAACTCTTCTAGAAATGACTGCTCCGACCGCCGCTGCTTCCTCCCGCCGGGGCTACGTGGCCCTGCAACTCGGGGCCAGCGAGCCGCGCAGGCAGTGGCCGGAGGAATATTTTGCCCAGCTCGGCGGTTTGCTCTGGGAGCGGTTTGGACTCTGCCCGGTGCTCCTGGGCACGTCGGCGGAGCGTCATCTTGTGGACGGTTACGCGGCCAAGACGTCCGCCCCGTTCATCGACCTAACCGGACGGACCAGCCTGCCCGAACTGGCCGCGGCCCTGTGTCACGCCGATCTGCTGGTGACCAACGACACCGGCACCATGCATTTGGCCGCCGGTCTTGGCCGCCCCGTGGCCGCCATTTTCCTGGCCACGGCCCAACCTTGGGACACCGGGCCGTACCAGGAAAACAGCCTTTGTCTGGAACCGAACCTGGACTGCCACCCCTGCGCCTTCGGTACGGCCTGCGGCCGCCAGGAAGAATGCCGCCGCGCCATCACTCCGGAACAAGCCTTTGAGCTGATCCGAGCCCATCTCCTGCCCCAATCAGATGGGGACCAACCATCCACGGCTCATCCGAAATCCGTCCGAGCCTGGAAAACCTGTCGGGACGCACACGATTTTTTGGATTTAACGGCACTCACCGGCCAGGAACCGGACCCGCGCACCCAATGGATCCGCATCCAGCGACACTATTATCGTCAATTTCTTGACCTACAGTCCGACATTCGCTCCTCCGACCACCTTCTTTCCCTGCCCTCAGAAGCCCGAGACCAAATCCTGGCCTCCCTGGAACAGGCCGTGGCCATGCTACGTATTCTGGAAAGCCAGGCCCAGGTGCTGGCCACGGCCCCCTTGCCCAAGATCAAGCAAAAATTCCTGGCTTATTGGGAACGTCTCCAGGCCCATTGGCAAGCGGACCCGTTCTTTGCGGTCCTGGGCCGGCTGTGGCTGACGGAATCCCAGGATCAAGGCCGGGACATCGCCGGAGTTCTCCGGCTCACACGCCGCTACCTGACCCTTACTTTGGCCTGGAAGGACGCCTTTGACCGTCGCTAA
- a CDS encoding Fe-S-containing hydro-lyase encodes MPFRTPRGGGTVSKEYRLQAPLRDEDVIQLKVGDRVLLSGIIYTARDAAHKKIIQALESGSELPFPLKGAVIYYVGPSPAPEGRPIGSAGPTTSYRMDSYTPRLHSLGVKATIGKGKRSQDVKDALVRHNAVYFGATGGAGALLSQRIESSKIIAFDDLGPEAVRELVVRDFPLLVVNDAFGGELYAKPNLPD; translated from the coding sequence ATGCCATTCCGCACGCCACGAGGAGGTGGAACTGTGAGCAAGGAATACCGATTACAGGCCCCTCTGCGCGACGAGGATGTGATCCAGCTCAAGGTCGGAGACCGGGTGCTGCTCTCCGGCATCATCTACACGGCCCGGGACGCGGCGCACAAAAAGATCATTCAGGCCCTGGAAAGCGGATCGGAATTGCCCTTTCCCCTCAAGGGCGCGGTCATCTACTACGTCGGCCCATCCCCGGCCCCGGAAGGCCGGCCCATCGGCTCCGCCGGTCCCACCACCAGCTACCGCATGGACAGCTACACCCCCCGGCTGCACAGCCTCGGAGTCAAGGCCACCATCGGCAAGGGCAAGCGCAGCCAGGATGTCAAAGACGCCCTGGTCCGCCACAACGCCGTCTACTTCGGGGCCACCGGCGGAGCCGGGGCCCTGCTCTCCCAACGCATCGAATCCTCCAAGATCATCGCCTTCGACGACCTCGGCCCAGAGGCTGTCCGCGAACTAGTGGTCCGGGACTTTCCTTTGCTGGTGGTCAACGACGCCTTTGGCGGCGAACTCTACGCCAAGCCGAACCTGCCCGACTAA
- a CDS encoding fumarate hydratase translates to MRTVTSSDIADRVAEMVVRANRFLPPDVLTAISRAKGNESSPSGKEILGQLEENAALARESGLPLCQDTGMAVFFVELGEQCRVEGASLREAITQGMVRGYQDGLLRKSMCHPLTRKNTGDNTPAVIHVDLVEGDGLKISFMAKGGGSENMSRVTMLSPAQGWKGIKEFVINRVAEAGPNPCPPTMLGIGIGGSFELAPKLAKQALLRPLDQPHPDQEIARMEQELLDEINSLGIGPMGLGGDTTCLGVRINMAPCHIASLPLAVNVQCHSARHEEVEL, encoded by the coding sequence GTGCGTACCGTCACATCATCCGACATCGCGGACCGGGTCGCGGAAATGGTTGTCCGGGCCAACCGCTTCCTGCCTCCGGACGTCCTGACCGCCATCAGCCGTGCCAAGGGCAATGAAAGCTCTCCGTCGGGCAAGGAAATCCTCGGACAGCTTGAGGAAAACGCGGCCCTGGCCAGGGAAAGCGGCCTGCCGCTTTGCCAGGACACGGGCATGGCCGTCTTTTTCGTGGAACTGGGCGAACAGTGCCGGGTGGAGGGCGCGAGCCTGCGCGAGGCCATTACCCAAGGCATGGTCCGCGGCTACCAGGACGGCCTGCTGCGCAAATCCATGTGCCACCCCCTGACCCGCAAGAACACCGGCGACAATACCCCCGCCGTGATACATGTGGACCTCGTGGAGGGGGACGGCCTGAAAATTTCCTTCATGGCCAAGGGCGGGGGCAGCGAAAACATGTCCCGGGTGACCATGCTCTCCCCGGCCCAGGGCTGGAAAGGCATCAAGGAATTCGTCATCAACCGGGTGGCCGAGGCCGGTCCCAACCCCTGCCCGCCGACCATGCTGGGCATCGGCATCGGCGGCTCCTTCGAGCTGGCCCCCAAGCTGGCCAAACAGGCTCTGCTCCGCCCCCTGGATCAACCCCATCCGGACCAGGAAATCGCCCGAATGGAGCAGGAACTGCTGGACGAGATCAACTCCCTGGGCATCGGCCCCATGGGCCTGGGCGGAGACACCACCTGCCTGGGAGTGCGCATCAACATGGCCCCCTGCCATATTGCCAGCCTGCCCCTGGCCGTGAACGTTCAATGCCATTCCGCACGCCACGAGGAGGTGGAACTGTGA
- a CDS encoding fumarate reductase iron-sulfur subunit, producing MARNLTFSIFRYNPQDPVSVPHTDTFVLDETNHMTLFIALNRIREEQDPGLQFDFCCRAGICGACAMVVNGRPGLACHTKTKDLPDAITLMPLPFFTLVGDLSVDTGTWFRNMAQRVRSWVHTDKEFDPKALEERMDNAVAEEIYELERCIECGCCVAACGTAIMRPDFLGAAGLNRLARFVLDPRDKRTEQDYFDIVGNDQGIFGCMGLLACEDVCPKHLPLQDQLGMLRWKMGWAGIMNLLPWKRK from the coding sequence ATGGCCAGGAACCTGACTTTCTCCATTTTCCGCTACAATCCCCAGGACCCGGTCTCCGTACCGCATACGGACACCTTTGTCCTGGACGAGACCAACCACATGACCCTGTTCATCGCCCTGAACAGAATCCGCGAGGAACAAGACCCCGGCCTGCAGTTTGATTTCTGTTGCCGGGCCGGGATCTGCGGGGCCTGCGCCATGGTCGTCAATGGTCGCCCAGGTTTGGCCTGTCATACCAAGACCAAGGATCTCCCGGATGCCATCACCTTGATGCCTCTGCCCTTCTTCACCCTGGTGGGCGATCTGTCCGTGGACACGGGAACCTGGTTTCGGAACATGGCCCAGCGGGTCCGCTCCTGGGTGCATACGGACAAGGAATTCGACCCCAAGGCCCTGGAAGAGCGCATGGACAACGCCGTGGCCGAGGAAATCTACGAACTGGAACGCTGCATCGAGTGCGGCTGCTGCGTGGCCGCCTGCGGCACAGCGATCATGCGCCCCGACTTTCTGGGCGCGGCCGGGCTGAACCGTCTGGCCCGCTTTGTTCTCGACCCGCGGGACAAGCGCACGGAACAGGACTATTTCGACATCGTGGGCAACGACCAGGGCATCTTCGGTTGCATGGGCCTGCTGGCCTGCGAGGACGTCTGCCCCAAGCACCTGCCCTTGCAGGACCAGTTGGGCATGCTGCGCTGGAAAATGGGCTGGGCCGGGATCATGAATCTGTTGCCGTGGAAAAGGAAATAA
- a CDS encoding fumarate reductase flavoprotein subunit has product MQTFHTDLLCIGAGLAGERVAIEAAAAGFDVTCLSLVPARRSHSSAAQGGMQAALGNCAMGEGDSPDVHFEDTVKGSDWGCDQEVARLFCDNAPIAMRQLAAWGVPWNRVVPGKSTYFKGGKLFEKEEKQEKEGLITARAFGGTAKWRTCYTSDGTGHTVLYTMDNRAVQLGVAVHDKVEALSLIHDGENCLGAVVRCLKTGELRVYLARVTLIATGGFGRIYRESTNAVINDGGGLIIALDTGVVPLGNMEAVQFHPTGIVPTDILVTEGCRGDGGTLLDKNEHRFMPDYEPDKAELASRDVVSRWMTHHMRQGLGVPSPYGDHLWLDIRHLGCHHLATKLREVDEICKNFLGIDPAKNLIPVRPTQHYSMGGVRTDKNGLAYGLKGLFSAGEAACWDMHGFNRLGGNSLAETVVAGMIVGAKVVDYLRDHQVSYPTGLVRDSAAQQQDRIKRLISKADGKENVFTVRNSMYDALMHGAGIFRNGKDLEACVQTLQEVHERANKIGLRSNGRGANPELALALRLPGMVRLALCVAQGALQRTESRGSHAREDHPERNDRDWLVRTLATWQPGAPLPTLNYEPVSQVWSIPPGERGYGGGKIIPAEPKE; this is encoded by the coding sequence ATGCAGACCTTTCATACCGACCTTTTATGCATCGGCGCCGGGCTTGCCGGAGAACGCGTGGCCATCGAAGCCGCCGCCGCCGGGTTCGATGTCACCTGTCTGAGCCTTGTCCCGGCCCGCCGCTCCCACTCCTCCGCGGCCCAGGGGGGCATGCAGGCGGCCCTGGGCAACTGCGCCATGGGCGAAGGGGATTCTCCGGACGTGCATTTCGAGGACACGGTCAAAGGGTCGGACTGGGGCTGCGATCAGGAAGTGGCCCGGCTGTTCTGCGACAACGCGCCCATTGCCATGCGCCAGTTGGCGGCCTGGGGCGTGCCCTGGAACCGGGTCGTGCCGGGCAAGTCCACCTATTTCAAGGGCGGCAAGCTGTTCGAGAAGGAAGAAAAGCAGGAGAAGGAAGGGCTGATCACGGCCCGGGCCTTCGGCGGTACGGCCAAATGGCGGACCTGCTATACATCCGACGGCACGGGCCATACCGTGCTCTACACCATGGACAACCGGGCCGTGCAGCTGGGCGTGGCGGTCCACGACAAGGTCGAGGCCCTCAGCCTGATCCACGACGGAGAGAACTGCCTGGGCGCGGTGGTCCGCTGCCTGAAGACCGGCGAGCTGCGCGTCTATCTGGCCCGGGTCACGCTCATCGCCACCGGCGGATTCGGCCGGATCTACCGGGAATCCACCAACGCCGTGATCAACGACGGCGGCGGCCTGATCATCGCCCTGGACACCGGAGTCGTCCCCCTGGGCAACATGGAGGCGGTCCAGTTCCATCCCACGGGCATCGTGCCCACGGACATCCTGGTCACCGAAGGCTGCCGCGGCGACGGCGGGACCCTGCTGGACAAGAACGAGCACCGCTTCATGCCCGACTACGAGCCGGACAAGGCCGAGCTGGCCTCCCGGGACGTGGTCTCCCGCTGGATGACCCACCACATGCGCCAAGGCCTGGGCGTACCCAGCCCCTACGGCGACCACCTCTGGCTGGACATCCGCCATCTTGGCTGCCATCACCTGGCTACCAAGCTGCGGGAAGTGGATGAAATCTGCAAAAATTTCCTGGGTATCGATCCCGCCAAGAACCTGATCCCTGTCCGCCCCACCCAGCACTACAGCATGGGCGGAGTGCGCACGGACAAGAACGGCCTGGCCTACGGCCTCAAAGGCCTGTTCTCAGCCGGAGAGGCGGCCTGCTGGGACATGCACGGCTTCAACCGCCTGGGCGGCAACTCCCTGGCCGAAACCGTGGTCGCCGGGATGATCGTCGGCGCTAAAGTCGTGGACTACCTCCGGGACCACCAGGTTTCCTATCCCACCGGCCTGGTCCGGGACTCCGCCGCCCAGCAGCAGGACCGGATCAAGCGGCTGATCTCCAAGGCCGACGGCAAGGAAAACGTCTTCACCGTGCGCAACTCCATGTACGACGCCCTGATGCACGGCGCTGGCATCTTCCGCAACGGCAAGGACCTGGAAGCCTGCGTCCAAACACTCCAGGAGGTCCATGAGCGGGCCAACAAGATCGGACTGCGCTCCAACGGTCGGGGTGCGAACCCGGAACTGGCTCTGGCCCTGCGCCTGCCGGGCATGGTCCGCCTGGCCCTGTGCGTGGCCCAGGGCGCCCTGCAACGCACGGAAAGCCGGGGCAGCCATGCCCGGGAAGACCACCCGGAACGCAACGACCGCGACTGGCTGGTGCGCACCCTGGCCACCTGGCAACCCGGCGCGCCCCTGCCGACCCTGAACTATGAACCGGTCTCCCAAGTCTGGTCCATCCCCCCGGGCGAACGCGGCTACGGCGGCGGCAAGATCATCCCTGCGGAGCCCAAGGAATAG